One Pantoea trifolii DNA segment encodes these proteins:
- a CDS encoding flagellar basal body rod protein FlgF yields MDHAIYTAMGAASQTLEQQSVTASNLANASTPGFRAQLNALRAVPVSGWSLPTRTLVAASTPGADMSPGSMDNTGRTLDVGVAQDGWLAVRAADGTEAYTRNGNMQISSTGILTIQGNPVMGDGGPIAIPQGAELTIAADGTITSRNAGDAPNATVQIGRLKLVRATGKEMQRGDDGMFRPNQQTQATRGAALANDATMTVMPGVLEGSNVKPVETMVDMIANARRFEMQMKVISNVDENEQKANSLLNMSS; encoded by the coding sequence ATGGATCACGCAATATATACCGCCATGGGCGCGGCCAGTCAGACGTTGGAGCAGCAGTCGGTAACGGCCAGCAACCTCGCCAACGCCTCAACGCCGGGCTTTCGTGCTCAGCTCAACGCGTTGCGCGCGGTGCCGGTCAGCGGCTGGTCGCTGCCAACACGTACGCTGGTTGCCGCTTCCACGCCGGGCGCCGATATGTCACCGGGCTCGATGGATAACACCGGCCGCACGCTGGATGTAGGTGTCGCGCAGGACGGCTGGTTGGCAGTGCGTGCCGCTGACGGTACCGAAGCTTATACCCGCAACGGCAACATGCAGATCAGCTCGACCGGTATTTTGACCATTCAGGGCAATCCCGTGATGGGCGATGGCGGTCCGATCGCCATCCCGCAAGGTGCTGAATTGACCATCGCGGCAGACGGTACCATCACCTCGCGTAACGCCGGTGATGCGCCGAACGCCACGGTGCAGATTGGTCGCCTGAAGCTGGTGCGCGCCACCGGTAAAGAGATGCAACGCGGTGATGACGGCATGTTTCGCCCTAACCAGCAAACCCAGGCGACGCGCGGCGCGGCGCTGGCGAACGATGCCACCATGACGGTGATGCCTGGCGTGCTGGAGGGCAGTAACGTGAAGCCGGTGGAAACCATGGTCGATATGATCGCCAACGCCCGACGTTTTGAGATGCAGATGAAAGTGATCTCCAACGTCGATGAAAACGAACAGAAAGCTAACAGCTTGCTCAACATGAGCAGCTAA
- the flgG gene encoding flagellar basal-body rod protein FlgG → MIRSLWIAKTGLDAQQTNMDVISNNLANVSTNGFKRSRAVFEDLMYQTLRQPGTQSSEQTTLPSGLQIGTGVRPVTTERLHQQGNLSQTSNSKDVAINGQGYFEVQMPDGTSAYTRDGSFQVDQNGQLVTNAGYPVQPGITIPANATSITISRDGVVSVTQQGQTNPAQVGQLTLSTFMNDAGLNSQGENLYQETQASGAATQSTPGQNGAGLLYQGYVETSNVNVAEELVTMIQTQRAYEINSKAISTSDQMLAKLTQL, encoded by the coding sequence ATGATTCGTTCTTTATGGATCGCCAAAACCGGTCTTGACGCTCAGCAAACCAACATGGACGTCATCTCCAACAACCTCGCGAACGTAAGCACCAACGGCTTTAAACGTTCGCGCGCGGTATTCGAAGATTTGATGTACCAAACCCTGCGTCAGCCGGGCACCCAGTCGTCGGAGCAAACCACGCTGCCGTCTGGTTTGCAGATCGGTACCGGTGTGCGTCCTGTCACCACCGAACGTCTGCATCAGCAGGGTAACCTGTCGCAGACCAGCAACTCGAAAGACGTGGCGATTAACGGCCAGGGTTATTTCGAAGTGCAGATGCCGGACGGCACCTCGGCGTATACCCGTGATGGTTCATTCCAGGTTGACCAGAACGGTCAGCTGGTGACCAACGCCGGTTATCCGGTGCAGCCAGGCATCACCATTCCGGCCAACGCCACCAGCATCACTATCTCGCGCGATGGCGTAGTGAGCGTAACGCAGCAGGGCCAGACCAACCCCGCACAGGTCGGTCAGCTGACGCTGAGCACCTTCATGAACGATGCGGGCCTGAATAGCCAGGGTGAAAACCTCTATCAGGAGACGCAGGCATCCGGTGCGGCAACGCAGAGCACGCCAGGCCAGAACGGCGCGGGTCTGCTGTATCAGGGTTATGTCGAAACCTCGAACGTCAACGTGGCGGAAGAGCTGGTGACCATGATTCAGACGCAGCGCGCCTACGAGATCAACAGTAAAGCGATCAGCACCTCCGATCAGATGCTGGCGAAGTTAACCCAGCTGTAA
- a CDS encoding flagellar basal body L-ring protein FlgH has protein sequence MAKQVILKPGHWLVATLLLTLNGCALVPRTPLVQGATTAEPTPSAPPVVNGSIFQGVAPLNYGYQPLFEDRRPRNIGDTLTITLQENVSASKSSSANASRDGSNSFGVTGVPTGLSGLVGAGGEKATLDANGKNDFAGKGGATANNTFTGTITVTVNQVLSNGNLRVVGEKQIEINQGTEFIRFSGVVNPRTISASNAVLSTQVADARIEYVGNGYINEAQTMGWFQRFFLNVSPM, from the coding sequence GTGGCGAAGCAAGTGATTCTCAAGCCTGGTCATTGGTTGGTAGCCACGCTGCTACTCACTCTTAACGGTTGTGCGCTGGTTCCGCGCACGCCATTGGTGCAAGGGGCGACAACGGCAGAGCCGACGCCATCCGCACCACCAGTGGTGAACGGTTCCATTTTTCAGGGCGTCGCACCGCTGAACTACGGCTATCAGCCGCTGTTTGAGGATCGCCGTCCACGCAACATTGGCGACACATTGACGATCACCTTGCAGGAAAACGTCAGCGCCAGCAAAAGTTCTTCCGCTAACGCCAGCCGCGATGGCAGCAACAGTTTTGGTGTGACAGGTGTACCAACCGGCCTCAGTGGTCTGGTGGGGGCCGGTGGCGAAAAAGCCACGCTGGATGCCAATGGCAAAAATGACTTCGCCGGCAAAGGTGGCGCGACGGCGAATAACACCTTTACGGGCACCATCACCGTCACCGTCAATCAGGTGTTGTCGAACGGCAACCTGCGCGTGGTGGGTGAGAAACAGATCGAAATTAACCAGGGCACCGAATTCATCCGCTTCTCGGGCGTGGTTAACCCGCGCACCATCAGTGCCAGCAATGCGGTGCTGTCAACGCAGGTGGCCGATGCACGTATTGAGTACGTCGGAAATGGTTATATCAATGAAGCGCAGACGATGGGCTGGTTCCAGCGTTTCTTCCTGAACGTCTCGCCGATGTAA
- a CDS encoding flagellar basal body P-ring protein FlgI, producing the protein MNMTTLLRLSLGLLLGFSVLAHADRIRDLTSVQGVRDNQLIGYGLVVGLDGTGDQTTQTPFTTQTVSNMLSQLGITVPAGTNMQLKNVAAVMVTAKLPTFARQGQTVDVVVSSLGNAKSLRGGTLLMTPMKGVDNQVYALAQGNILVGGAGASAGGSSVQVNQLNGGRITGGATVERELQSNFGSQNTINLQLNNEDFSMAQRIADAINSRGIGSAQPLDARTVQIRVSPNNSSQVRLLAEIQNLDVSVPLEDAKVIINSRTGSVVMNREVTLNTCAVAQGNLSVTVNQQQNVSQPDTPLAGGQTVTTNNTQIDLRQSGGALQRVNASANLNNVVRALNALGASPIELMSILQSMESAGCLRAKLEII; encoded by the coding sequence ATGAATATGACGACTCTGCTCCGCCTGAGCCTTGGCTTACTGCTTGGTTTCAGCGTTCTGGCGCATGCTGACCGCATCCGCGATCTGACCTCCGTACAGGGCGTGCGCGATAACCAGCTGATCGGTTACGGCTTGGTGGTGGGCCTTGATGGTACCGGTGACCAGACCACGCAAACGCCGTTTACCACGCAAACCGTGAGCAACATGCTCTCCCAGCTCGGTATTACCGTGCCAGCGGGCACCAATATGCAGCTGAAAAACGTGGCGGCCGTTATGGTCACCGCCAAGCTGCCGACCTTTGCGCGTCAGGGACAAACCGTTGATGTGGTGGTCTCCTCGCTGGGTAACGCCAAAAGTCTGCGCGGCGGTACGCTGCTGATGACACCGATGAAAGGTGTCGATAACCAGGTTTATGCGCTGGCGCAGGGTAACATTCTGGTTGGCGGTGCCGGCGCTTCAGCCGGTGGCAGCAGCGTGCAGGTTAACCAGCTGAACGGTGGCCGCATTACCGGCGGCGCCACGGTAGAGCGTGAACTGCAGAGTAACTTTGGTAGCCAGAACACCATCAACTTGCAGCTGAATAATGAAGACTTCAGCATGGCACAGCGCATCGCCGACGCCATCAACAGCCGTGGTATTGGCTCCGCGCAGCCGCTGGATGCGCGTACCGTGCAGATCCGTGTTTCGCCGAATAACAGTTCTCAGGTGCGCCTGCTGGCCGAAATCCAGAACCTCGACGTTTCAGTGCCGCTGGAAGATGCCAAGGTGATCATCAACTCACGTACCGGTTCGGTGGTGATGAACCGCGAAGTGACGCTGAATACCTGTGCGGTGGCGCAGGGCAACCTGTCGGTTACCGTCAATCAGCAGCAGAACGTCAGTCAGCCTGATACGCCGTTGGCGGGCGGTCAGACCGTGACCACCAACAATACCCAGATCGATCTGCGTCAGAGTGGCGGCGCGCTGCAACGGGTTAACGCCAGCGCCAACCTCAACAACGTGGTACGTGCGTTGAATGCGCTGGGTGCGTCACCGATTGAGCTGATGTCGATTTTGCAATCGATGGAAAGCGCAGGCTGCTTGCGCGCCAAACTGGAAATTATCTGA
- the flgJ gene encoding flagellar assembly peptidoglycan hydrolase FlgJ encodes MNDTQSLVNAAYDSRSLNDLKREAAADPKGKAMQVAKQVEGMFVQMMMKSMRAALPQDGLLSNDQTRLFTSMYDQQIAQDIGKRGLGMADIIVKQMQPAQEPDETAGTVPMKLDNSFIYSNLPSNQLEQMVRKAVPRLPVSPSSLPSDSNDFIAQLAQPAQVASQQSGIPHHLILAQAALESGWGQRQILTRDGKPSYNVFGIKASGDWKGATTDIMTTEYDGGVAKKVRASFRVYGSYMEALSDYVKLLSNNPRYAAVANAPSAEQGARALQAAGYATDPKYAQKLVGMIQQFKNMGEKVVKAYSNDITDLF; translated from the coding sequence ATGAACGATACGCAATCGCTGGTGAATGCGGCGTACGACAGCCGCTCGCTGAACGACCTGAAACGCGAAGCCGCCGCCGACCCAAAAGGGAAGGCGATGCAGGTGGCCAAGCAGGTGGAAGGGATGTTCGTGCAGATGATGATGAAAAGCATGCGCGCTGCGCTGCCGCAGGATGGCTTGCTGAGCAACGATCAGACGCGGCTTTTCACCTCGATGTACGATCAGCAGATTGCGCAGGACATCGGCAAACGGGGTCTCGGCATGGCCGATATCATCGTTAAACAGATGCAGCCCGCTCAGGAGCCGGACGAAACCGCCGGTACGGTGCCGATGAAGCTGGATAACAGCTTCATCTATAGCAATCTGCCGTCGAATCAGCTGGAGCAGATGGTGCGTAAAGCGGTGCCGCGTTTGCCAGTCTCGCCGAGCAGTTTGCCCAGCGACAGTAACGACTTTATCGCCCAGCTGGCGCAACCGGCGCAGGTCGCCAGCCAGCAGAGCGGCATTCCGCATCACCTGATTCTGGCGCAGGCCGCGCTGGAATCCGGCTGGGGCCAGCGACAGATCCTGACGCGCGACGGCAAGCCGAGTTACAACGTGTTTGGTATTAAGGCGAGCGGCGACTGGAAGGGCGCAACTACCGATATCATGACCACCGAATACGATGGCGGCGTGGCGAAAAAGGTGCGCGCCAGTTTCCGTGTGTATGGCTCCTATATGGAAGCGCTCAGCGACTACGTCAAACTGCTGTCCAATAATCCTCGTTATGCCGCCGTTGCCAACGCACCGAGCGCCGAGCAGGGCGCGCGTGCCTTGCAGGCCGCCGGTTACGCGACCGATCCAAAGTATGCGCAGAAACTGGTGGGAATGATCCAGCAATTCAAAAACATGGGCGAAAAAGTGGTGAAGGCTTACAGCAACGACATCACCGATTTGTTCTGA